Within the Rosa rugosa chromosome 2, drRosRugo1.1, whole genome shotgun sequence genome, the region AAGTGAAAAGGCAAAGGGAATTTTGCAGTCATGGTATTTGATATATATAGTGGAACAGGGGTGAGCTGGTTTGCCAAGAAACTGATAATGTTATTGTTTAGATACCCGATTAATTCAAAGGAAGCTATAGCTTGCGGAAGAAGGCAGGAAATTTAGTGTGCTTGTGCGCGTTGCATGTCAAGGTCATGCATGACATAGTCACAGGCACACTCCAAAAGAGAGGTCCATGCATACAACTGTGTATGAGTTGGTCGCCAACCATCTGCAGAAGATAGGTAAAGTATTCTATGGCCGCCAATATTGCCTACAAAGCCAAGTCTTTTGCATCTACTTAACTCTTAGTTTCTAGCTAGGTCTCCACCCGCGCCTTTGCTTTGGTCTCCCAGTGCATAGAACAAAATCAGTGACAGGCTAAGAAGAGATGAGATTTTAAAGAAATGGTTGAtccttttctcatatatatggGCCACTTTAAATTTTGGGTCTTTGAACCGTTttcatctatactattattaagagaagaggctttgttagccaaaacagaaaaaatgtaccaaaatgaccctaaaatattaaaaaactatacaACTCATAAAACAGATGGGGGTGATAAagtcaaattacaaaataaaaagaaaatatataaaaaaatgtgAAAATGAGAAACAGATAATCAAACTACCCACTTTCATCATTCCATGAAAAACTACCGTAAATAACTTCCCActctctattaaaaaaaaaaattcaattttcacACACATAGTGTGTGGCGCCATCTAGTATATatagctcatttggagtttcTAAACACAAAGTGGATCTAACACGAAATCAAACACAAATGTGTAATGACTTTTTTTGTATTTACAAATTACAATGATACAATCTATTATTTTCACATGTAAGTTTACATTTAATTATTCTGTGGTTTCGGACTACCGTGTGACATTGTTATGTGGTGGTCCGGACCAATCATATTACATGAATTTGGTGAAGACCTTGCAGAGggtgaaaaataaataaattaagagAACCAATCATAAATAAGTATAAGTTATGTGGACCAATGACATCAACCCGAACTACCACGTGTACCATAATCCGGAACTATGTTATATATTAGGATTTATAGTTTGCTATTTCATTGAAATTATGTGGTATGTTCGTGTGATACAAACAACAAAAGTATGTGGATTTGACAAGAAATTCATGCTCAAAGCGAAAGCTGTGGGCCGCGCACTATTGGCCAAAATAACTCGAAGCCAAAATAAAGTACCACCTTGCTATGTCCTCAAAACCAAGGACCTATAATATTGCAAATAATACCTAATAATGGGGTAATAATGCAATTAGCCCCGTGTGAGacggacaattttttttttttttttttgaaatggggctggtgcggctgcccttaagccttgattaatgaaactgcagaatacaaggggggggggacatgaaacctgaaccccaaattacaataagcatcgagagaacatcctgaaataataccaggagtCTCCAccaaatctatgtattctaacaagcaccaattagaaTCCAACGGACAATTTTTAGGTGAACAaacatattcacccccattgtcgattaacatacttttacttaataaatttataatccaacggtttatatcttaaattagccttaAAGACCATCTCTGTAAAACATCAATCGAATCGGacatcgtttaattatctaattgaatcaaacaaatagatggttctaacaacacttactactattatgatgaactgtccatgtatttcatagaaaaaaaataactaaaaggtcatcaatttgattgatttttttacaAAACTAATAtttgtattacattatacaacatgaatggttggattagaaaattataaagttattatgcgttaatcacAAGAGATGGTGAATATGTTCATTCATCCAAtgagtgaacctaagaattgtccgtGTGAGACCCTCTTAGAAAGGGTATCACATTTTCTTAGGAAGGATACCGCATTTTGAGGAAGGAATTACTTATGAGTTATACGTAGGTAAATATCATTAATGGATTGAGTCATAAATATAAATATGTTGACAAGAATAATAAATATCATAATTTGGAGCATATACGGGTCTACCAACCATCATCTTTTGAAATCGAACATGTTATATTGTCGACTCTCTCTTTTCCGAAGCATATCATGCTTCTTAAGAGCCGAATTGCACTAATAATAACTCTCATACGATACAATCATAGGGTCACTCAAGACATGGATTCAAAAGAACTATTGAGTTATTAACATAGAATTAAAGTTACAATTTTTCGAAGGAATTAAGGGGCCGGTCATCGATCTTAAGTTTTTGGTTTGGAGAATCTAAACAAATTCTTAATCTTCAATGCATTTGGCAAAAGAATTGACAAATCTAAATGGTTAAGCACACATAAGACATTTCTAGCAACAACCATATTTATTTATCTTTCGACCCATTACACTCATAAGGAAAATTTCTAATTCTTTTTCTGGTTTTGACAGCAAAATTCTAATTCAGAAACAAGAAAATCTAAACCATGGTGTTACTACAAATTAAGTAAAACCCCCTCAGCCACTTTTAGCAACAGTCTTCTTAGTCTCTTTCACCGGCTTGTTTGCCAGGAGCAGCAAAGAAGACGATGCCTCCATGTCACTCTCTCTTGTCTTCACACTCTCGCGCAACTCCTCAAGCGACTGCTTCACTTTTACAAGCTCACCTTGGCTCCTCTCCTGGATTGGAAGCCCCCATTTCGTTTCTGCTTTCACTAGTGCCTTAGCAATCACCTCACCCCTTTTCTTCTCAGCCTCCAAATTCTTCACAACATCGGCGAGCTGTTGGTTTAGCCTCTCCACTACTTTTCCAGAACGACGAACACCACGATCATCAGTGTTGTCCTCTTCCTCCTGATTTAGAAACCTGTCTGCTACTGAGTCCACATTTGGGTTACCAAATGAGAAGGGCTTGCCTCCGGGAGAGAAAACAACGATGGCCACCTCAGCACCACAGAGGGTAGCAATCTCATGAGCTTTCTTAAAAAGTCCAGTTCTGCGCTTGGAGAAAGTCACCTGCCTGGAGCTGCTGTCCATCACCTTCTTCATCTCAATTTTTCTCCTCCCCATTTTTGATTGAAAAGAAACAGATTCTAGGAAACTATGAGAATTGGATTGAGTTTTGTAGCTATATAAGAAGGTTCATTGTTTCTAATATAGGGTTTCTGGCCCTGAATTAATTCCATGTGTGATTTGCTGGTATGGGaagttttaaattttgtttccttCTTTGTCTATATGCTTCCAAATTCAATTAAAGTTGAACACTTTTGGGTTGGCATCATTTATTTCCAATTGAGAATTCCAGATTTTTGAAAGGGTACATTGAATTATAAGCTAAACTGTTAAACTTGGTTGGATTGCCTTTTTTAGCTTTAATTAACGTTCTTTTGTAGCTACCAAAGCTTGTTGTTTTGGTGGATTGTTAGCTTTGCTGTTTGAGATGGCTGTAGGATTGAAATACTTCACCAATGGATGAATTGTCTGTGAGGGATCAAGGGTAGGAAGAGATTCTGGATTTCTGGTAAAGTAATATATACTTGAAGCATAGTTTGTTCTCTCCAAATGGttgtgtttttttaatttttaattttttttttttgaaaatttttaaaTGGTAGCTATAAATAACTAAATATGATGTAAATCATTTGTATCAATTAATGACCCCACTTGAACTGTGACAATGCATGCCCCCAAATGGCAAAGAGTAGATtaaatttttttccttaattgttcgtttgcttttatttatttcctaaaTTAGGGTATTGAtactatttttcaatttttacaCTCATGCACACTTCTATAGGTTTTTGTCGCCCAACTAGGTGCAACTCTTCATTTCGTTTTATTTTAGATGCGTGGAAAATGAGAGAGAGGTATTACATATATATTGTTATTCAATATGGTttcaccaaaaacaaaaatgatgtTTCCCAcattaatttagtttctattgtTATTCCTATCTTCCTTATACACCAGTAGGCACAACTTGAAGACTGTTGATACATGTCAAGTATAATTCTTTGACATAGTGATTGAGAAGAAAAATGAATTAATCAAATGAAAAGCAAGCAGGTGTTGAAATCGATTTTCATAGAAAACACATATAGCTAGACAAGGTATGCGTATACGTTACCAACACTAAGAGAAGAAAATACTCACAGGAAAAAAAATACTAAgagaagaaaatggaactttaATTAACttttatttagaaaaaaaaaaaaaaaaactataattaCAAGCCTTCACCCTCTCTAGCTAGAAACCCTTTACATTGGTTTTTGGGGAGAAGGATTGGATTGTTCAGCAGAAGTACTACTCCCTGCCTCACCAGATGAGTTTCTCTCCTTTAGATTGTTTAGGAGAGATGTGTGCAGCTCCGCAAACTTGGCATGTAGTTCATTAAGCTCTTTCTCATCGAGCTCTTGGACGTTGGCCTCCCACCAGCCTTTCGGCTGGTCTCTCCGCGCCTCTTCGCGCTTTTGAAGCTCCTTGCTTCTTTCTTCCTCCTGCCGCACTCGTCTTTCGACCTCCTTGAGTTGCTGTCGGAGTTCGGCCACTCTCGTCGTCTTTGTGTCCTTCATCTTTAGAATCTGATAGTTTAACCCTAAATCAaataagagagaaaaatgagACTCTTGTTTTGTGTTGGCGACTTGGCGCGCTTTGCAATGGAGGCTTGCTGGTTTGCTCTTCCTTTTGTTATTTGATGAGTTTATATAGGAGAAAAAACACAGATCTGGTCTGAAATGGTTTTGATCAACATATATCTTACCTTCTTCTCATTCATCATTCAGATCACTTTCTCCTTAGGCTCGAATTTCTTAAGGTTGGCACTTTAAATTTCGCATATTGCCCACTGAGGAGAGACTATGAAATATTGGGCTGGTTAATTGTATCCTAATTATTGCATGTTGAGTTTTTGGTAACCAAGTGAACCAGTTAAGGAAGTTGCACATTCTGACCCACCCAGAAAAGGCCAGGCCCAGTAAAACAATACAATTGAACAAACCTAACAAAGGGGAAGCCCAAGACTAGTTATACATAAAATTACATATAGCCCAAGATGTAGAAAGCCCAAAGATGCATTTACAAGATGATACCTAATTATCTACCAATCATCTAAATTGTTTTGTATTTATAGTGAGGAAAGAAAATATTATATGACactgaaaagagaagaaaaaagaattaaggGAGTgtaattaaaaaagaagaagaaataaactAACCAAAATGAAATCGTAAAAGTAAAACAGCATCTACCAAGGCGTAAGAGAAAGCCTGCAAAGAGGATTCtattgtgtgtgtatatatatcctCTCCATTTCAATTTTTTGGCGATCTTGAGGTAGTTTAGTATTCATCCCTTAGCGACCTTATAGTTATGAAAGGTCGTTATAAGGGCAATCTAAACacaaagaagagaaattaaCGATAATGGCTCTTACTTGACACGAGAGTAAAAATGAAACTTTTTGTTGATCAACTTCACGATGAGATCTATATATATGTGAAAAAACATTGGTTAATAAATGTCGTGATGAAATTAGTTGGATATAATTCCAAATAGAATATCTTAACAAATATCGCACCGATTGAGAACCAACCGAGATCTTGGACCATTTTTTATATGTGTAGAAGAATGTTGTAGACCGTTGATTTGCGTGGATGATTCTATCCGTACGTTGATATTCGCTGTCATTCATACATGGTTGAGATCGGTCACAACGTAAGGCACACACGTCGATAGTAGAGATTATAGAATTTTCTATATGTATAGCAATTGAAAAAGGTTAAAtatatttctaaaaaaaaaaaaagttaaatataTTTCTACATAAATAGAATGTCTTAACAAATATCGCACTGATTGAGAATCAACTAAGAACCCGAACCATATTAGTACGTATAGATATCCTCTCCATTTCAATCTTTTGGCGATCTTGAGGAAGTTTAGTATTCATCACTTACTGACCTTATAGTTATGAAAGGTCATTATAAGGGcaatataaacaaaaagaagagaaatgaaaTGAATGATAATGGCTCTTACTTGACACGAGAGGAATAATGAAATTTTTGTTGATCCTCAATTTCATGACGAGATCTATAAATACTAtaagaaaaaaaaggtaaataaaTGTCGTGATGTAATTCATTGAATTTAATTCCAAATAGAATACCTTAACAAATATTGCACCGACCGAGAACCTGAACCAAAATTGAATATATGTATAGAGAAATGCTGCAAACCATTGATGTGCGTGGATGATCCTATCCGTGCGTTGATGTTCGGTATCATCCATGCATTGGTTGAGATCGGTACACAATATAAGGCTCGCGCGTCGATTGTATAGCATTTTCTATATGTATAGCAATAAAAAAAGGTTAAATATATTTCTACATAAACATGACTAAAATTGGAATGATATTTTGACCGGGTGAATTGAATATATAGTATTTAATATAGGACCCCATTCTTTGTTATATTACATTTAAATTATATTTTGAACTACGTAGATGAATACAATTTTAAACTCATCTTCAATGAATTACATAGTCAAATCAccatactatatatatatatatatatatattttttttttttaaatcaccATACTATATCAGTATATCTCTCTAAAAAGAaacctgattttttttttttaccaaacgGAAACCATTTGAACTCGGGACCTCTCTAACATTTTGTTACCGCTACATTAAATGCAACCCAACCCCACTCGTAATCGAACTCCTGATTAGTTAAAGCATTTGAGGGCCCGGGGCGActcaaagaaaaacagaagccCAAAGTACGCGTTTATTCCAATTTTAGGAGGAAAGTGATAGACAAAACAGTAATTATTAGCTTAATTAGTAGTTAAAGACCTAAACCTCAAAGACGATTGGCTTAACGAGTCAAACACTCAAAACTTGTTGGTGCCAAAAAGGGAGTGATATTGATATGATATTCATGGGAGAATCAAAGCCACCCGCGTGCGAGGAATCAGACAAAAGCGCACAGTATCTCACCGAAATTACCAATCCGCCCTCGACGATCAAAGGTAATCACCGCAAATGCCAACCAGGATTTTCATTTTCCTGTGTGAAATTGTGTGTGTTATGGGGCACAAAATCAGGTGAAGGCAGATCTGTCATGAAAGATAACCATCAACGACGACAAggtcttattcttcttcttcttcttctgctgcgTCCGTACGCTTCCACACTCTTGTTTGAGACCAACAGCGTTGTCAAACTAGTAGTAGTACTCTTGTTTTCTTTGTCtcatttctagagagagagagtttgggactCTGGAGAATGTTTGAATTGAGAGAAGGGTCTTGTTTGCCAAAGGTGTTGGTGGGTGTGAATGTGGGTCTTGCTCTTGTTGATGCCATTATAGCTGCCCTTGCATTTTATCAggtctgcttcttcttcatctggtGTTTTAATTGGTTATAAAGTGCTCAGCTTTGGTGTGGGTTTTGCATTTTGTGAACTGGGTTTTTGTGCATTGTGGAAAGGATGCCAATGTGGGTGGGAAAGTGTGAGACTTGAGGAGTAGGGTTAATTGGACTGTGTGGGATTGATGGTTTGGAGAATTGGGAACTGGgcattttttttgtatttactATGCATTTGAGCTGgaggatttttggttttgattgtcTTGGTGAACTGGTAAATGGGTTTTTCTTTTGATTGGTTTGAATGTTAGATAGTGGGATTAAGTGTCATCTAGAAGTTATGGGATTGCCAATTGAGGTGAGAAAGTTCTGAAGCTGGTGGATCATGCCATTTTATAGGCTGTTGGTCTATGTTGATACAATTGCAGAACTTACTATGTTTGAGCTGGACATCACTCAAAATTTCCGCTCATTCTCAAAGTCTACGGATTTGAGTTCCAACTGAGGAATACCTTATTATCCCCAAAAATGCATTCTTTGGTTTATGAAAGCTTTGATATGACATCAACCTTGGAGAAATGGGGTAGTTCTTGGTCGATGTTTGTGAAGTTCTTTTCTTGAAATGATTCTGATGTGCTTTTACTTACTGTTCACAGTTAATTAGGATTCACTCGAGGAATTCACAACTTGGATGGACTCGCCAAAAAGTAAGTGATGATTCCTGCTTTATCATTTCTTATTTAAGTTgagatttgatgtgttttgtttATAGACATGGAGACACATTCATAAGTACAAAAATACAAGGATTCAGACACAGATACAC harbors:
- the LOC133728375 gene encoding agamous-like MADS-box protein AGL29; the encoded protein is MGRRKIEMKKVMDSSSRQVTFSKRRTGLFKKAHEIATLCGAEVAIVVFSPGGKPFSFGNPNVDSVADRFLNQEEEDNTDDRGVRRSGKVVERLNQQLADVVKNLEAEKKRGEVIAKALVKAETKWGLPIQERSQGELVKVKQSLEELRESVKTRESDMEASSSLLLLANKPVKETKKTVAKSG